The sequence below is a genomic window from Silene latifolia isolate original U9 population chromosome 7, ASM4854445v1, whole genome shotgun sequence.
tgaaataggtagagtggagttgaatggaggaagtagtgaataggagggagtattatgagAAGACAAAGGAAGCATCACCCACAAAAATGGAATAAGAAACAAACGTACATTTAACGATAATTCAATTAATCTTGTAAGAGGGTTTACATAAAGATAGTATAAAATAAATCTACCACAAAGcgatattagtggataaattacaaaaaactatgcattttacaataagcttatataaattacacaaacaaaactcgTAGAACATACCATATGCATAACGTAATTAACTGCACAATCCAGCTTTGcaataataagaaaattgtaccatttcatctgcaaaaataaatcaaggtgagaaatacaaattgacatcaataaaagttatttaaacaataacaaataaaacacaaatcttatgtatgatataactttatttttttcacaaatgcaaatgattaataaaaattatatgcaATGTAAAGTTTCAATAACATATGAATATGCCAAAAGCTTAGAAAAAGAGGGTAAAAAATAAAAGTGCTTATTTTAAAGACTTTACTTATATTAACTTAGCATCAAATAAGGAGTTGGATTTTAGGGGgagaaataaatcatcaaaaaggaaaaggaagacctaaagagaaaatgaagagttttttttttttttttttttttttttcagaaagaAAAGATTGCTACCCTAGGCTATAGCTTTGGCTATAGCATGAGCAATCCGATTAAGGTTTCGTTGACAGTGACTAAGAGAAAAACAATGGCAGGTATAAGCCAATAAAGAAATAGAACGTAGAATAGGTAACACGTCTTGAGTGGCGGCTCCATAGCCGTTGAGTTGAAGAACCAAATTTAAAAAACGATCGATGTAGCGTCAAGATGTCGATAACCCAGCGAAATAGCTTCAGAACAAGCGAACTTCAAGGCCAATGCCTCAGCCTGAAGAGCGTTCTTAGCCCAAAAGGTCTTACATCCTGTTCGAAAGATTACTCCATGTTTGTCTTGAAATAGCCATCCCGCAGTAGCCTTGAAATTCGTCTTCCATGAAGCATCACACTTTAATCGAACGTGTTCAGAACAGATAGATGGACCAACCAAGGGGTGCGGAAAATGATGTCGTATGAGGAGAGCACCATCCAAATCCTCCTGATGCACAGTCGAAAAACCATTCTTACCATTCCCTTTCTTACTCTCAACTTGCTCATTATTAGTAGCATCCACCATTATCACCTGAAAAAGCCCCTGATAATCAATGGGCTCATTTTGGAAGAGCACCTTATTCCGCAAACACCATATGTGCCATAAGGTACTAATGAAAAGCGAAAGCGAAGACAGGGAATCAGTGGTTTTCTGCAGTAATTGAATCCAATTGATTATCCATTGCTGTATGGAGACATTATTTCCCACATAACTGCGGATACCCAAAGGACAACAAGCCCAGATTCGAGTAGCCGTAGAGCAATCACGGAATAAATGGCTTAGAGTCTCTAAGAGTGGTGTTTGCGCCTGACAAGAGAGACAACAATGATCCCCAGGAAAGTCCCTGCGTCTGAACTCCTCACCACAGGGCAGGGTGTGCGAAAAAACCTTCCATAGAAAAACTTTCCACTTATTCTGAATGGGTAGATGCCAAAGTTTTTTACAAAACCTTACAGATGAAGGTGCCATTCGTGTTTGATCCTTAATAGTGGCCTTCGAATTCCACAATTTATCAAAACCTAGAGCATAGCCGCTTCTAATAGAGTACTCACCATTAGTTGTGAGATTCCAAATTAAAGTATCAGAGTCATCCATAGGAGGGATAGCAGTTGAAAGAACAAGAGGCAAAACATCAGGGCCACACAATTGAAGAACCATATCGGAATTCCACTCCCCCTCACTAGTTTGAAGTATGGAGACTTCCAAAGTCGGTTTCTGCAATAATGCAGCAGCATCAAGGGAAGTTAAAGTGCCCAAAGACGCCC
It includes:
- the LOC141589826 gene encoding uncharacterized protein LOC141589826, whose product is MGTKYQITPTSVMAPDSLPTASMSWGGRGIKWGLNLLADNLSWQVGFPSALDVWTDKWIHGASLGTLTSLDAAALLQKPTLEVSILQTSEGEWNSDMVLQLCGPDVLPLVLSTAIPPMDDSDTLIWNLTTNGEYSIRSGYALGFDKLWNSKATIKDQTRMAPSSVRFCKKLWHLPIQNKWKVFLWKVFSHTLPCGEEFRRRDFPGDHCCLSCQAQTPLLETLSHLFRDCSTATRIWACCPLGIRSYVGNNVSIQQWIINWIQLLQKTTDSLSSLSLFISTLWHIWCLRNKVLFQNEPIDYQGLFQVIMVDATNNEQVESKKGNGKNGFSTVHQEDLDGALLIRHHFPHPLVGPSICSEHVRLKCDASWKTNFKATAGWLFQDKHGVIFRTGCKTFWAKNALQAEALALKFACSEAISLGYRHLDATSIVF